In Paenibacillus dendritiformis, the DNA window CGCGGTGGCCGTAAAGGCCGCCATAAGCGGGCGCGGGCGTCCCGCTTCCTCCAGCTCCTTCAGAAAAGGCGCGATCGCGCGGTAGCTCGGGCGGAAATCATGCCCCCACTGCGACACGCAGTGGGCTTCGTCCACCGCAATGAACGCGATCGGCAGCGACTTCGCCCGCTCCCGGAACCATTCGCTCTCCAGCCGCTCCGGCGCGACATAGAGCAGCTTCAGCCGCCCTTCCTCCGCCCGGCGCACAATCCGTCCCGCCTCCCCCATCTCCTGGGTGCTGTTGATGAACGCGGCCTCCACGCCCAAGCTGTGCAGCGCATCGACCTGATCCTTCATCAGCGAGATAAGCGGCGAGACCACCAGCGTCACGCCCGGCAGCATCAACGCCGGAATCTGGTAGCAGATCGACTTCCCGCCGCCGGTCGGCATAATGCCCACCGTATTTTTTCCTTCCAATATATATTCAATTATTCGCTTCTGTCCCTCGCGGAAGTCATCGTAGCCGAACACCCGCTTCAATGTGCTCCGCGCTTGGTCCAGGTCCATTGCTATCATATCCTCGAACTCCTTCTCGCTCTCCCTGCTATTGTTCTAGTATAACCCAACGGGAAGCCGGTTGGGAGGGCCAGGCCGGATTCTCTTAGGGCAAGGTTGAATTCTCGCCTGCTTTTCGATCCTCATTTAGCGGCCGCAGCATCGGACAGGTTCGGCATCGAACCTAAGCCTAAGACGTTGGGCCTTCGTGCTCGCTGCCGGGATTCATCCGCGCTGCCCAGGCCTGGAAGCCGCGGTTGGCGCTGCTTCGTTCTTTTTGCTATAGTGAGAGCAGTTGAATCTGAAGGCAGGAGCGAGGACCAGACATGAACGAACGAAGAACCGGCACGGACCGGAGTCATAGAGGAAGCAACCCTAAGGAGCGGACAGCTTGGAAAAAGGGGCCGCGCCCCGGCGCGTCCGGAGCGCGGCCGCGAGTGAGCGATGCCTCGGCGGAGCAGGTGAAGGCGGGCGACCGCATCGTCGTCACGATCAAGCGGATCGGCATTAACGGAGAGGGCGTCGGCTATTATCGGAAAAAAGCCGTCTTTCTCGACGGCGCTCTTCCGGGCGAGGTCGTGCGGGCGAAGGTGACCGCGGTGCACGACAAGCATATCGTCGCCGCCGTGACGGCGTACGAGAAAGAATCGCCGGACCGGCGCCAGCCGCCTTGTCCGGTGTACGAGCGCTGCGGCGGCTGCCAGCTGCAGCATCTCGCTTACGAAGGCCAGCTGCGGGCGAAGGAGGAGCTGGTGCGGGAGGCGTTCCGCCGCTATGCCGGCATCGAAGGGGATGCGCTGCCGCTGAAGCCGATGCTGGGCATGGACGATCCGTGGCACTACCGGAACAAAGCCCAGCTGCAGCTCGGCGCCGGACGGGACGGCCGCATTGTGGCCGGCCTGTACGAGGCCCAATCCCACCAGCTCGTCGATATTACGGGCTGCACGATCCAGCATGACCGCATCAATCAGACGGTCGAGGAGGTCAAGGCGATTCTGGAGCGGCTTCGCATTGCGCCGTATGACGCCAAGCGCCGCACCGGCGTCGTCCGCACGATCATCGTGCGGACCGGCTTCCAGTCCGAAGACCTGCAATTGACGCTCGTCACCGGAACGGAGACGCTGCCGAAGAGCGACCAGCTCGTCAGCGAGCTGCTGCGGAAGGTGCCCGGCCTGACCACCATCGCGCACAATATCAACACGCGCAAGACGTCGCTCGTGTTCGGCGACAAGACGCGCATCCTCTGGGGCAAGCCGACGATGGAGGACTCGCTCGGCGACGTGAAGTTCTCGCTGTCGCCGCGCGCCTTCTTCCAGCTCAACCCGCAGCAGACGCTGAAGCTGTACGAGGCGGTGCGGGTGGCCGCCGCCTTGAGCGGGCGGGAGCGGGTCGTCGACGCCTATTGCGGGACGGGCACGATCGCCCTCTGGCTCGCGCCGTATGCGGCCGAGGTGCGCGGCATCGAGATCATCCCGGAAGCCGTCGCCAACGCCCGCCAGAACGCCGAGCGCAGCGGCCGCACGAACGCCGCCTTCTATGCCGGAGAAGCCGAAGCGCTGCTTCCCCGCTGGGTGAAGGACGGCTACCGCCCCGACGTCATCGTCGTCGACCCGCCGCGCACCGGCTGCGACGAGCGTCTGCTGCGGGCCATCCTCGCCGCCAAGCCGAAGCGGCTCGTCTACGTCTCCTGCAATCCGTCCACCTTGGCGAAGGATTGCAAAACGCTGCTGGCCGGCGGCTACGGGCTGGCCTCCGTGCAGCCGGTGGACATGTTCCCGCAGACGGCGCATGTGGAGTGTTGTGTGTTGCTGACAAAAGTGAATGATTGATTGTCATAATCTTAACGGCAGCCGAGGAAGGGAGTGTTCAACAATGAATTTAGAAATGGTGATGCAAGAGCTTGAAGCTCTCGGCAAGGAACGACTCAAGAAAATGTACATCGCCAACGGCGCACGTGAACCGCTTTTTGGCGTGGCGACAGGCGAGATGAAACCGCTCTTCAGGAAAACAAAAATCAATCAGCCTCTGGCCGAGCAGCTTTACGCGACAGGGAACTACGACGCTATGTACTTTGCCGGCATCATTGCAGACCCCAATGCGATGACGGAAGCGGATTATGACCGTTGGATGGATGGGGCTTATTTTTACATGCTGTCTGATTATGTGGTTGCCGTAACCCTGGCGGAAGCAGATATCGCGCAAAAGGTCGCCGATAAATGGATCGCAAGCGGCGAAGAGTTGAGAATGTCGGCGGGCTGGAGCTGTTACTGCTGGCTGTTGGGGAATCGTCCGGATAGTGAATTTTCCGAAGACAAAATTGCCGGTATGCTTGATCTGGCAGAACGCACGATTCACGATGCTCCCGAACGAGCGAAATACGCGATGAACAATTTTATGTACACCGTCGCCGTATCTTATTTGCCGCTCCATGATAAGGCCGTCGAGACCGCTAAGGCAGTAGGCCCGGTAGAAGTCAAACGGGACAAGACCAAAAGCAAGCTCATACACGCTTTCGAAAATATTCAAAAGGCTGTAGATAAAGGGCAGCTTAGTTTCAAACGCAAACATGTAAGGTGTTAAACTCTAGTGTCTGCACTCCGCATACGGTGCATGTGGAGAGCTGCTCACTACTTGTGAGAATGGATTAAAAATAAGATGCATCGGTGTTTAGACCCTTCCTCAAATTCGGAAAGGGTTTTTTGTTATAATAAAAATGGTTGAGGTTGCCAAATGATGAGTGAATCAAAATGCAAAGAGACGGGCGTTAGCTGAAAACGATTACCGATGATTCCGCTAAACAAATATGAAATGTCCGATAGGATGTGATGAAAATAATTCTTCTAAAGGAAAGAAACGAATGGTTGGCAACGAAACTGGTTGCTGCGGACAGTGATATGATGTTTGCCGGAGTCGTGGCCGGGAATAATCCGGGACATGTGTGGGCAGACAACGCAATAAATCCGTCAACCGCCATCGTATGGTCCAGCGGATTGGAAGGCTTCAACTTCATGGGGAGCGCTAATAACACTTTTTTTAATCAATCCATCGCATCGTTCATCGATCATGACATCATTCCTTTTTTACGAGACAAGAAGATAGACAGTTTTGAATTCTCGGTGGATACGGATGACTGGTATCCTGCTATATATCAATTCATCGGTAACCGAAAGATAGATGAAAGCTTTCAGTATGTTTATAAATCGAATTTGAACAATCATGAGTCCCTCTGTCTAAATCACGTCGTCCCTTATCAGGCTGTGGAAATCGATCAAGCCTTCGCTCTTGAGCTGATGAATGGCGAAATGAAAAATGCCGACTTTTTGCTGACTTACATTGGACAATATTGGGGGACCCTCGATAACTTTTTAGAAAAAGGCTATGGATATGCTGCACTCACAGCTAACAAAGAAGTCGCAAGCCTGGCCATTTCCTCAGCCATGTATGGTTCCACGCACGCCATTGGAGTGGAAACGCTTGAAGATTACCAACGGCAAGGATTATCGAGCTCACTCGTGAAATTATTATTACATAAGTTCAATGAAAAACAGATTATTGCCTGGTGGGACTGCATGGAGAGCAATATCGCTTCTCAAAAAACAGCCGAGAAGGCAGGCTTATGTAAAACGCATCGTTACAAAATAAATTGGTTCCATTTTTAATAACCCGAATGAAAAGGAGTGATTGAAACATGATTATTATGGAGACAAAACAAGGCGACTTCCGCTCTTCCATTCCGCATAAATATATCCATAATGAGTCCGTACAGCATGGGTGGCGTTTTATCAATGAATCAATAAGAGGAGGTTGTTGAATTGGCACACCTTGTCGAGATACGCTTCGCAGGATTCATCCCTGAAGCGTGGATAGAGCATAAGCGAACCGCGAATGCGATCATTCAATTCAATGGCAATAACAGAAGCTTTACTTATTTCACGGAAGAGCAACCCGAGCTCTCGAAAATGGCACAGCATATTGTCGTGGATTTCGATAACAGAGAAATCAAACATTTTGGCTCAACTGGTCCGACCATCCAAAGAACGATTGATATTAACAGCGGTGAAGTTTTACAAGAAGTATTCGGCCATGCCTCTGATTCCGGACTCACTATCTCAAATGAGAGTATATCGATCACATCAGCGTCGTTTTCCATACAAGGCAGTGCGGCCAATCCTTTGAACCCTGACGCTTCTCCACTGGATTGGGAGTATGACGTAACGGTTGACCATACAGGAAAAGTAACCGTTAAGGGACGCCATGACGGCTTTCCGGCGCATGAAATTTATAAACGTGCAGACAAGGGAAATCCGGTTACCATCTATACTCACGATCCGCGCGTGACAGGCGATACTCCCCTGTCGCTGTTCCCTCCAATGGAACGTATTGTAGACCGGTTCGCTCCCTGAAGCTCTAAGCTTTAAGCATGAAACCAACTCGCTTCCTTAGTCGGTTCACAGTGGAAAGCACCTCATGACAGATAAAGAGCCATAAAGAAAAAGGAGCTTTTTGTCTGAAATGGGATTATTATGGCCCATGCATGGTCATATGGATTTTCCCTGCTCGCCCCCACGTATTCCCAGAACTGCTCCATCTTGTTCTTTCCATAGGTTTCCTTCCGCCAGCTGTCGAACATCGCGAGGGGCGGTGTTCCATACGGATTCGGCTTGTGGATTTATTTCATATAGTAGTCGAACAGCAACTGTTCGTCCATATTTAGGCCGGTAATCAAGGTGCCATCGGGCGAGAAGATGGGCAAGTGGTTGAGCTTCGCCTGTTCATAGGCTTCGAGCCGCTCCCGGGCATCCGCGTCCATCACCTGGAGATCCAGCGGATTCTCCGGGCTTTCCAGACGCACGTTGTCTGAACGCATATGAACTTCCTGATTTTTTCCTCTCATCATGATGCTGCTGCCTTCACATAGAAGCACGATGGTGTCGTCAGCGGATAGACTAACATTGACCCCCTCGCTGGGGACGGTTTCTTCCGCTCCTACCATGCCGGGATTGATCGGCACATTTTTGGCCGACAGATCCATGCTCCCCGCACTGCCGTTGTGCCCCTGTGACTAACAGGCCCCTCACTCCTCACTGATTCATTTTGATATCGGTGCCCTTTACTTTGATCTCTTCCGGAGTCAGCTCAAGCAGGCTGTCCCCGCATTCCAGCGCAATCTTTTCTTTCGCCTTCATAAAAATCATTTCTTCTGCCGTAAAGGTAATATCTGCTTTCGATTCAAGCAGCATTCGGCAGTTGAAGCATTCCAATTATTGGGTTATCATATTTAGTATCTGATACTAATAGCATACACTAAATTTGTTTTTTAGTTTGCAGGGTATACAATGGAGGGATAATTTTTGGAGGACTTGACTGCTCCACAACGCCGCGCTGATAACCATGAGACCGCTCATCAACCGCCAACTCCATGGGCAGAAGACAGCACCCAGGTCACCGGAGGCGGCGATTATGTTATCGATGTCACCCCTATTCGGCATACTATCGCTGCGCGTACGAAGCTGAGCAAAGCGGAAATCCCTCATGCCGGGATGATGATCGAAGCGGATGTTACCAACCTTGTATTGCTGCGGGACAAGCGCAAAGACGAATTCTTGCGCCAGGAAGGGGTTAATCTTACGTATTTGCCCTTCTTTATCCAAGCGGTGGTTAGCGCGATCAAAGATTATCCCATGATGAACGCTGCCTGGGCGGCAGACAAAATTATTGTCAAACGCGACATCAACCTGTCCCTGCTCATTGGGACCGAGGATTCCGTACTCGCGCCTGTCATCCATCATGCCGATCAGAAAAGCATAGCCGGTCTCGCCCTGGCGATCGACTCCCTAACCAAAAAAACCCGTTCCGGCAAACTGGTCCTGAAAGATATGCAAGGGGGGACATTCACGGTCAACAATACCGGCTCGTTCGGTTCCGTGTCCTCCAGCCCAACCATTATTTATCCGCAAGCCGCGATCTTAACATTGGAGTCCATCGTGAAGAAGCCCGTCGTCATCGGCGAGATGATTGCGGTACGCTCGATGGTGAACCTATGTTTATCGATTGACCAACGCATTCTCGACGGCGTCATATGCGGACGTTTTTTGCAAAGGGTAAAAGAAAATCTGGAGAGCTACGAATTGAATACGAAGCTGTATTAAACACAACGATGAGCCTACTGCTGCAGTAAGGAGGGATTTTATGCTGATTCGCAAGGCAACCCCGGATGAAGCCGGTAATTTAAGCGGTCTGGCCTTTCGTTCCAAGGCTTACTGGGGATACAGCGATGACTTCATGGAAGCCTGCCGCGATGATTTAACGATCTCACCCGAACGAATTGCTTCTTCATTGATATATGTGGTGGAAGAGGATTGCCGCATGAAAGGTTTTGTTGGTCTGGAAATGGAGAATGGCGAATGCTTGCTTACCGATCTGTTTATTGAGCCTGATGCGATTGGAAAAGGATACGGCAGAGCGTTGCTTCAACATATCATAGAAAAAGCTAAAGATTTAGGGATTCATGCCGTCACGCTCCATAGCGACCCGCATGCCGAAAACTTTTATCTCCGCATGGGAGCCAGACGGATTGGGGACATCGAATCGACGGTTTTTCCGGGCCGCAAGCTGCCATTGCTGGAGATTGCAATCAGAAGCTGAGCATAACGTCCGCATACTGCAGGCAACAGTTAACCCCGACCTTCGGAAAAAGCTCTCTGACATCAACCGAAGCACAGCGAGTTGAATTGATAACGATTAGGCCTTCTATACTCGCATTATAGAGAAAAGATAAATACACGCTCCTGAAATAAAGAGGGGCGGCTATCTTAAGCCGCCTCAGACAGTCGACAAAATCCCGTCGGCAGTTATTTTTCTTAGGATGGGCGGGGCCGATGAAGGCAGAACAGGTTGAGGGCCAGCTGGTCCGCGCATGAAGCAAGCGGGTCCCCGCATGAAAATGCTGCACAGGCGCAGCATTTTTAACCTCAAGAGGCCAAATTCTGAGAAAATCCTGCGAAATTACGTTATTTCTCCATTTCGAATGCCATTTATGCCTTTCCGTAGGGTAATTGCTGTACTTTTGCAGCAATCCTATTTCCGCATCCTCGTGTCAATGAAATTGCCGCATTCTTGCAGTAGTGGCGGAGCAGAACCGCAGCAATCCGTCTTTTGCCGGACTTCATCCCGCTTCATTTCTACCCGCATGACCATACGAAGAGGTGCTTCACGCCGAAGCGGCCGCTCCGCTGCGGCTCCCGGTCCATCCGTACCTCCAAATAGTGGAGGAGTTCATGGGGATCGGTTCCGAATCCGGATGATTTGCGGAACATGCTTGCGCAGGAGATGAGGCTGCTGGCCGGGAAAGGGCTGTCTGACAAGAATGGCTTCTCACGGAATGGAATTCAACTGTATCTCTCTCCAAATCTCTCTCCTACTTTGAGGAATGCGTCTGCTTAGATTTCGGGTTGTTCGGAACCGCTGCCGCTTTCGTCGTCGTAAAGGTCCATGTCTTCGTGAACTCCGTTGCCGGAATGCCCTTCTCCTCATTGAAGCTGTTCGTCTCGCTGAAGCTCGCCGTAACGGTATAGGTCGTATTGCCTTGCAAAGGCTTTTTTGGAATCAGAAGAATGACCTCATCCGCTCCCTGTCTATTCACATCCACCAAATAATAATCGACAGATTTCCCGGAAGCATCGGTTATGGCAGCCGAATGATGGATCAGCTTATTTCCATAGGAGGTACTAATCGAGATCGGATAGCCTACCTTGGCGCCTTGCTGGTTGTAGTAAGACAGCGGATTCGGCGATTCATTGGCGAGCCAGAAGGTTGGTATCTCCATCTGACCGTTATAAGGATAGTAGACAATATCCCGATCTTTCAGCATTTCCCCGAACTTCTTCGTTCCGGGATTGATGACGGTATAGTCATCCGCTACTCCGATAC includes these proteins:
- the rlmD gene encoding 23S rRNA (uracil(1939)-C(5))-methyltransferase RlmD — translated: MNERRTGTDRSHRGSNPKERTAWKKGPRPGASGARPRVSDASAEQVKAGDRIVVTIKRIGINGEGVGYYRKKAVFLDGALPGEVVRAKVTAVHDKHIVAAVTAYEKESPDRRQPPCPVYERCGGCQLQHLAYEGQLRAKEELVREAFRRYAGIEGDALPLKPMLGMDDPWHYRNKAQLQLGAGRDGRIVAGLYEAQSHQLVDITGCTIQHDRINQTVEEVKAILERLRIAPYDAKRRTGVVRTIIVRTGFQSEDLQLTLVTGTETLPKSDQLVSELLRKVPGLTTIAHNINTRKTSLVFGDKTRILWGKPTMEDSLGDVKFSLSPRAFFQLNPQQTLKLYEAVRVAAALSGRERVVDAYCGTGTIALWLAPYAAEVRGIEIIPEAVANARQNAERSGRTNAAFYAGEAEALLPRWVKDGYRPDVIVVDPPRTGCDERLLRAILAAKPKRLVYVSCNPSTLAKDCKTLLAGGYGLASVQPVDMFPQTAHVECCVLLTKVND
- a CDS encoding DNA alkylation repair protein; amino-acid sequence: MNLEMVMQELEALGKERLKKMYIANGAREPLFGVATGEMKPLFRKTKINQPLAEQLYATGNYDAMYFAGIIADPNAMTEADYDRWMDGAYFYMLSDYVVAVTLAEADIAQKVADKWIASGEELRMSAGWSCYCWLLGNRPDSEFSEDKIAGMLDLAERTIHDAPERAKYAMNNFMYTVAVSYLPLHDKAVETAKAVGPVEVKRDKTKSKLIHAFENIQKAVDKGQLSFKRKHVRC
- a CDS encoding GNAT family N-acetyltransferase, translated to MATKLVAADSDMMFAGVVAGNNPGHVWADNAINPSTAIVWSSGLEGFNFMGSANNTFFNQSIASFIDHDIIPFLRDKKIDSFEFSVDTDDWYPAIYQFIGNRKIDESFQYVYKSNLNNHESLCLNHVVPYQAVEIDQAFALELMNGEMKNADFLLTYIGQYWGTLDNFLEKGYGYAALTANKEVASLAISSAMYGSTHAIGVETLEDYQRQGLSSSLVKLLLHKFNEKQIIAWWDCMESNIASQKTAEKAGLCKTHRYKINWFHF
- a CDS encoding DUF3238 domain-containing protein; the encoded protein is MAHLVEIRFAGFIPEAWIEHKRTANAIIQFNGNNRSFTYFTEEQPELSKMAQHIVVDFDNREIKHFGSTGPTIQRTIDINSGEVLQEVFGHASDSGLTISNESISITSASFSIQGSAANPLNPDASPLDWEYDVTVDHTGKVTVKGRHDGFPAHEIYKRADKGNPVTIYTHDPRVTGDTPLSLFPPMERIVDRFAP
- a CDS encoding GNAT family N-acetyltransferase; protein product: MLIRKATPDEAGNLSGLAFRSKAYWGYSDDFMEACRDDLTISPERIASSLIYVVEEDCRMKGFVGLEMENGECLLTDLFIEPDAIGKGYGRALLQHIIEKAKDLGIHAVTLHSDPHAENFYLRMGARRIGDIESTVFPGRKLPLLEIAIRS